In Candidatus Nomurabacteria bacterium, the following proteins share a genomic window:
- the rplK gene encoding 50S ribosomal protein L11 encodes MAKKLVKKIKVQAVGGKATPAPPLGPVLGQAGINIGEFVNQFNEQTRERMGEVVPVELSVYDDRSFTFITKVSPMSRLILKKLGKPKGSSKNKVSRAGSLTKAQVKEIAEEKMPDLNAASIEAAMKIVEGTAYSMGVKIEG; translated from the coding sequence ATGGCAAAGAAATTAGTAAAAAAGATCAAGGTGCAAGCCGTGGGTGGTAAAGCTACTCCGGCTCCACCTTTGGGTCCGGTACTGGGACAGGCTGGTATCAATATCGGAGAGTTTGTAAACCAGTTTAATGAACAGACTCGAGAGAGGATGGGTGAGGTGGTACCGGTAGAACTTTCTGTTTATGATGATCGTTCTTTTACTTTTATTACCAAAGTGTCACCAATGTCTCGCTTGATTCTAAAGAAACTTGGTAAACCAAAAGGCTCAAGCAAAAACAAAGTATCAAGAGCCGGTTCTCTAACCAAAGCTCAGGTTAAAGAAATTGCGGAAGAAAAAATGCCTGATCTAAATGCTGCTTCAATCGAAGCCGCAATGAAGATTGTAGAGGGAACTGCTTATTCTATGGGGGTAAAGATTGAGGGGTAA
- the nusG gene encoding transcription termination/antitermination factor NusG: MAKQANTGERHWYAIHTYSGYENAVTRNLKQRIDSLGMNDKIFNVVVPTEKKIRVKGGKRVMEEERIYPGYVLVEMIVDDESWYVVRNTPRVTGFVGSGTQPVPLTEEEYNALMKQMSTDTIKHKVDLSTGDIVGIVDGPFKDLEGRVGEIDEKSGKVKVLVPMFGRETPVELDFLQVKKV; the protein is encoded by the coding sequence ATGGCCAAACAAGCAAATACAGGTGAGAGGCACTGGTACGCTATTCATACCTATTCCGGATATGAAAATGCGGTAACCCGTAACCTAAAACAGCGTATTGATTCTCTTGGTATGAATGACAAGATATTCAATGTTGTTGTTCCAACCGAAAAAAAGATTCGCGTGAAAGGTGGCAAGCGAGTCATGGAAGAGGAGCGTATCTACCCAGGATATGTATTGGTAGAGATGATCGTGGACGATGAGTCTTGGTATGTGGTGCGAAATACCCCACGAGTGACCGGTTTTGTGGGTAGTGGAACTCAGCCGGTACCACTGACTGAAGAAGAGTACAATGCCCTCATGAAGCAGATGTCTACCGATACCATCAAACACAAAGTTGATCTATCAACCGGCGACATTGTGGGAATTGTTGACGGACCATTCAAAGACCTAGAGGGTAGAGTGGGTGAGATTGATGAAAAGAGCGGTAAGGTTAAGGTCTTGGTGCCGATGTTTGGTCGCGAAACTCCAGTCGAGCTAGACTTCTTGCAGGTTAAGAAAGTTTAG
- the secE gene encoding preprotein translocase subunit SecE → MSNFGNYLRDTAAEMKQVSWPTQKQAFLYTILVIVISALVSLFLGAFDYVFQLGIDTIINRI, encoded by the coding sequence ATGAGCAATTTTGGGAACTACTTACGAGATACGGCCGCTGAAATGAAGCAGGTGAGTTGGCCGACACAAAAACAAGCGTTTTTGTATACTATTCTGGTTATCGTTATTTCGGCTCTTGTTTCGCTGTTTTTGGGAGCTTTTGACTACGTCTTCCAACTCGGCATCGACACAATTATTAACCGCATATAA
- a CDS encoding SIMPL domain-containing protein (The SIMPL domain is named for its presence in mouse protein SIMPL (signalling molecule that associates with mouse pelle-like kinase). Bacterial member BP26, from Brucella, was shown to assemble into a channel-like structure, while YggE from E. coli has been associated with resistance to oxidative stress.) — MENNINNSFFSSKGNRFLGTVALVALVIALASYATYTLKQSKYLYTGPVTISVSGVGEVAAVPDLGWFNFSVTAKGDDAAAAQEASGSKINSIIAYLKDSGVEEKDIKTENYNLYQKYRYEAEVCPEGSLCPQKRVPDGYEVSQMITVKVRDIDTAGSLIAGVGDLGATNISGLQFKIDDTDNLKIEARAQAIADAKAKARVLANELGVRVVKMVGYYEDESGPRPYYGIGGDMAIESAAKSFEAPELPTGENTISSRVTITYQVR; from the coding sequence ATGGAGAACAATATAAATAATTCATTTTTTAGTTCAAAAGGTAATCGTTTTTTGGGTACGGTTGCTTTGGTTGCTTTGGTCATTGCTTTAGCTTCTTACGCTACCTACACTCTGAAACAATCTAAATATCTTTATACCGGTCCGGTCACAATTTCAGTCTCTGGAGTAGGTGAGGTAGCAGCGGTGCCGGATCTGGGTTGGTTTAATTTTTCTGTAACCGCTAAAGGAGATGATGCGGCGGCGGCTCAAGAAGCGTCTGGTTCTAAGATAAACAGTATCATAGCTTATTTGAAAGATAGTGGGGTAGAGGAAAAAGACATCAAAACCGAAAATTACAACCTGTATCAAAAATACCGCTATGAAGCAGAAGTGTGTCCGGAAGGAAGTCTTTGTCCACAGAAGCGGGTACCTGATGGTTACGAAGTTAGTCAGATGATTACAGTAAAGGTGCGGGATATTGATACGGCGGGCAGTCTGATAGCTGGGGTGGGTGACCTAGGGGCAACCAATATAAGTGGACTTCAGTTTAAGATTGATGACACTGATAACTTAAAGATAGAAGCCAGAGCTCAAGCAATTGCTGATGCTAAGGCTAAGGCTAGAGTTTTGGCTAACGAACTCGGAGTTAGAGTAGTTAAGATGGTTGGTTACTATGAAGACGAAAGTGGTCCACGGCCGTACTATGGAATCGGTGGTGATATGGCTATAGAATCGGCCGCTAAGTCTTTTGAGGCACCAGAGTTACCAACCGGAGAAAATACCATTTCCAGTCGCGTGACTATTACTTACCAAGTACGGTAG
- a CDS encoding matrixin family metalloprotease has protein sequence MRFFLIISLLFVLVFGGSYWYTSSAHICPVPIKYKLGDIDPRFNFSAEQAKAVLLEAEDVWEAAGERELFVYDEDTTFTVNFIYDERQQLARTEEEWRQDLDQQERESQEVSDRVDQLRSEYKNLEADYLKQRDTYEDRLNKYNQQVERYNAEGGAPSEIFTELKKEQEYLSGLLKKLLEAEKDLNDTANRINALGEESSEIIERYNANVLRYNEIFGRSDTFTQGDFKRERINIYKFSNNEELKKVLAHEFGHALGINHVEGETSVMYYLTKEQSGLVVLTDEDKEALVETCGEGTEVSQRTRQMIRGLLAYF, from the coding sequence ATGCGCTTTTTTCTTATTATCAGTTTGTTGTTTGTGCTTGTATTTGGCGGCAGCTATTGGTACACCAGCTCCGCTCATATCTGCCCCGTACCGATCAAGTATAAGTTGGGGGACATAGACCCACGATTTAATTTTTCGGCGGAACAAGCAAAAGCCGTCCTTCTAGAAGCGGAAGATGTGTGGGAAGCGGCTGGAGAGCGCGAGCTATTTGTCTATGATGAAGATACGACTTTTACGGTTAATTTTATTTATGATGAGCGACAACAGTTGGCTCGAACAGAGGAAGAATGGCGTCAAGATTTAGATCAGCAGGAAAGAGAGAGTCAAGAAGTGTCAGACCGGGTTGATCAATTAAGGAGTGAATACAAGAACCTAGAGGCAGATTACTTAAAACAACGTGATACTTATGAGGATCGTCTTAATAAGTACAACCAACAAGTTGAAAGATATAACGCTGAAGGAGGGGCGCCGAGCGAAATCTTTACCGAGTTAAAAAAAGAACAAGAGTACTTGTCTGGATTATTAAAGAAATTACTTGAGGCCGAAAAAGATTTAAATGATACGGCCAACAGAATAAACGCTTTGGGAGAAGAAAGTAGTGAGATAATTGAGCGGTACAATGCTAATGTACTTCGTTATAATGAAATCTTTGGCCGATCAGATACTTTCACGCAGGGTGATTTTAAGCGTGAACGCATAAATATATACAAATTCTCGAATAATGAAGAATTAAAAAAAGTATTAGCGCACGAGTTTGGCCACGCTCTTGGTATTAATCATGTTGAAGGTGAAACTTCAGTAATGTATTATTTAACTAAAGAACAGTCTGGTTTGGTTGTTTTAACGGATGAAGATAAAGAAGCTTTGGTGGAAACTTGTGGGGAAGGGACGGAGGTCTCTCAAAGAACAAGACAAATGATTCGTGGTTTATTAGCTTACTTTTAA